CATAAATTTATCTTTTTTGACGTATAGCAGTGCACCTTCTGCTCCAAGCCCCATAACCAGTATCTCGTTATGGTATTCAGCTGTTACGCTTGCTGCAAAACTTTCATATGGCTCCTGTAGCTTCTCATTGCTCATAAAAACAATGTCGGCATACTGCATAAAATCTTTATTATACTCATCATGTATGTTGGAAACCACGTGTACATCAGTAGCTATTATTTTACCTGCCTCTTTCGCTCTTTTCAGAAAAGGCCTGGAAAAGTTAATGTTGCAAAGAGCCAAAATCCGGCAATCCCTTGATGCTTCATCAAACAGTTCCAGAGGATACTCCGTCTCCTGCACATCCTTAAGGTCTACATTTATCATTCTCCTACCGTCATCATCATATAGAATGACAGACTGGGGAGTACTCTTAAGTATGTCTAGAACATTACAGGTACTAATGTTCTCACGCTTCAATCCTTCGAGCGCGCTCAAACCGTTCAGGTCTTTCCCTACAAGCGATATCAGCTTAGAATTGGTCCCAAGGCAGTTCAGGGCTTTGCATACATTGACTCCCACACCGGAAACACCTGAATTTATTCCCCAGAAAGGATACTCAACGGGTGAATATTCAACGGGAAATGATTTGATTTTAGCATTGACCTCGATATTGATCAATCCTGATACTAATATATTATTCATTTTTCCCCCTAAACAAACGTATTGTGCTTATTAAGTTAACTCATAATAAAATCAACTGGCACAATAGACTAATTCAGCCGCTTCTATCTTCTCCCGGCCAATTCCTTATATATATCCTCAAGCTTTACGCCTCTTTCAACCATCAGTACACAAAGATGATACATAAGGTCTGCTATTTCGCCCTTGATTTCCGAGCCATCTTTATTCTTTGATGCTATAATAACTTCAGCCGTTTCTTCTCCCACTTTTTTCAGGATCTTATCTATACCCTTTTCAAACAGATAGTTTGTATAAGATCCTTCTTTCGGGTGTAATTTTCTGTCTGCAACAACATTGTAAACTTCCTGCAGTACTTCCGATAAATCTGCTGAAGAACTATGTTTGGCAGTATCTACACTTTCAGTTGCTTTGCTTTCTTCCACTGCTGAACTACCTGTTGTATTTTTGATACTCTCCATATCCATCTTCCTGAAAAAGCAGGAATGATGTCCCGTATGACAGGCTGAGCCTTTCTGTTCCGCTTTTATCAGCAGCGTATCTCCGTCACAATCATAACTTATGGATTTTATATATTGAAAATGCCCGGAAGTTTCACCTTTAAGCCAAAGTTTATTTCTGCTTCTGCTCCAGTAATGCACTGTACCTGTCTCAATGGACTTTTCCAGGGCCTCCCTGTTCATATACGCAACCATAAGAACTTCATCTGTTCTGTCGTCCTGAGTGACTACAGGAATCAAACCTCTATCATCAAATTTCAGTTCATCAAACAAATCTGCCATTTTCTCCTCCAAAATAATACATATTACAGCCTTACCTCTATCTGCCTATCTCTCAGATACTTCTTTAAATCGCGTATTTCCATTTCCCTGAAATGAAAGAGTGATGCAGCCAACACAGCATCAGCTTTTCCCTCAGTCAGGGCATCATAGAAATGTTCCATAGTACCTGCTCCGCCTGAAGCGATAACAGGTATTTTTACACTTTCAGATATTTTTCTGGTTAATTCTATATCATAACCGCTTTTAGTACCATCACAGTCCATACTTGTCAGAAGTATCTCTCCTGCGCCAAGCTTTTCTGCTTCGATAGCCCATAAGACAGCATCCTTGCCTGTATTTACTCTTCCCCCGTTCAGGTATACTTCCCACCCTGAGCCGTCCTGTCTTTTCTTAGCATCTATGGCAACAACCACGCATTGGCTTCCAAAACGCCAGGCAGCCTCGGATATCAACTCCGGCCTTTTTAGAGCTGCAGAATTCACCGATATCTTATCTGCTCCGGCTTTAAGTATTTCCCTGAAATCTTCTACTGTTCTTATACCGCCGCCTACAGTAAAGGGTATGAATACTTGTTCAGCTACCCTGCTTACAACATCAAGCATTATACTACGGGCATCACTTGAAGCTGTAATATCGAGGAAAGTAAGCTCATCTGCACCGGCTTTATCATATATAGCCGCAATTTCAACAGGATCACCGGCATCTCTTATATTTACAAAGTTTACACCCTTTACAACCCTGCCTGCATGTACATCGAGACAAGGTATAATTCTCTTAGTTAGCATATTTTTCACCTCATAAAGACCCCAGCCTCAGACTAACCCTTAGCAAGTTTTATTGCTTCCTCTAAATCCACATCTCCTGTATAAATGGCCTTGCCTACAATTACGCCAGGCATCCCTATATCTTTAAGATTTTTTATATCTTCGATTTTTCCAACCCCACCCGAAGCAATTACATTTATGTTTACTGCCTTTACCATCTCTTCCATTGCCTTAAGATTTGGGCCTGAAAGCATCCCATCCCGTGAAATGTCAGTATATATAATTGTTTTTGCCCCCAGGTCTTCCATCTTCTTAGCAAACCCTACAGCAGTGAATTCACTGGTTTTTGCCCATCCTTCTATGGCAACCATCCCGTCTTTTGCATCAATTCCTATAACAATATTTTCTCCGAAAGTTTTTAAAGCCTTCTTCACCAGATCCGGGTCTTTCACGGCAGATGTACCGAGTATTATCCGTTGAATTCCCTTGCAGAGGATAATTTCTATTGTTTCTATACTCCTTATTCCACCACCTACCTGCACGGGAATTCCCAGCTTAACAGCCATTTCACTGATTGTTGCAATATTCTGGGGTTCTCCCGTCCTGGCTCCGTCCAAATCTATAATGTGAAGGTATTCAGCACCAAGATTTTCCCATTTAAGTGCCATTTCTACAGGGTT
The DNA window shown above is from Clostridia bacterium and carries:
- a CDS encoding carbohydrate kinase family protein, whose protein sequence is MNNILVSGLINIEVNAKIKSFPVEYSPVEYPFWGINSGVSGVGVNVCKALNCLGTNSKLISLVGKDLNGLSALEGLKRENISTCNVLDILKSTPQSVILYDDDGRRMINVDLKDVQETEYPLELFDEASRDCRILALCNINFSRPFLKRAKEAGKIIATDVHVVSNIHDEYNKDFMQYADIVFMSNEKLQEPYESFAASVTAEYHNEILVMGLGAEGALLYVKKDKFMGRFNAVKTRKIVNTIGAGDSLFSAFVHFYSISGDPYESLKKAIVFSSYKIGENGAAQGFLSEPELNALYEEVKVQFK
- the hisIE gene encoding bifunctional phosphoribosyl-AMP cyclohydrolase/phosphoribosyl-ATP diphosphatase HisIE; its protein translation is MADLFDELKFDDRGLIPVVTQDDRTDEVLMVAYMNREALEKSIETGTVHYWSRSRNKLWLKGETSGHFQYIKSISYDCDGDTLLIKAEQKGSACHTGHHSCFFRKMDMESIKNTTGSSAVEESKATESVDTAKHSSSADLSEVLQEVYNVVADRKLHPKEGSYTNYLFEKGIDKILKKVGEETAEVIIASKNKDGSEIKGEIADLMYHLCVLMVERGVKLEDIYKELAGRR
- the hisF gene encoding imidazole glycerol phosphate synthase subunit HisF yields the protein MLTKRIIPCLDVHAGRVVKGVNFVNIRDAGDPVEIAAIYDKAGADELTFLDITASSDARSIMLDVVSRVAEQVFIPFTVGGGIRTVEDFREILKAGADKISVNSAALKRPELISEAAWRFGSQCVVVAIDAKKRQDGSGWEVYLNGGRVNTGKDAVLWAIEAEKLGAGEILLTSMDCDGTKSGYDIELTRKISESVKIPVIASGGAGTMEHFYDALTEGKADAVLAASLFHFREMEIRDLKKYLRDRQIEVRL
- the hisA gene encoding 1-(5-phosphoribosyl)-5-[(5-phosphoribosylamino)methylideneamino]imidazole-4-carboxamide isomerase, with the translated sequence MIIYPAIDIKDGKCVRLAQGKFTDVTVYSDNPVEMALKWENLGAEYLHIIDLDGARTGEPQNIATISEMAVKLGIPVQVGGGIRSIETIEIILCKGIQRIILGTSAVKDPDLVKKALKTFGENIVIGIDAKDGMVAIEGWAKTSEFTAVGFAKKMEDLGAKTIIYTDISRDGMLSGPNLKAMEEMVKAVNINVIASGGVGKIEDIKNLKDIGMPGVIVGKAIYTGDVDLEEAIKLAKG